A genomic segment from Neodiprion lecontei isolate iyNeoLeco1 chromosome 1, iyNeoLeco1.1, whole genome shotgun sequence encodes:
- the LOC124294142 gene encoding uncharacterized protein LOC124294142: MAPTIKRTPVKTRSRITNKPRRSEPDISKAGNSQIRNNTSEMEGELERLKEEMASFAGLRNAIEQLQAQQATNAQLANEVALLKLQNEQQRQALQQIQNPVQQPVTNNDQISVKMCEGRV, from the exons ATGGCACCAACGATTAAAAGAACACCTGTTAAAACTAGGTCAAGGATCACAAATAAACCAAGGAGGTCAGAACCTGACATATCAAAAGCAGGCAATAgtcaaatacgaaataatacaAGCGAGATGGAGGGAGAACTGGAGCGTTTGAAGGAGGAAATGGCGAGTTTCGCGGGTTTACGAAATGCGATTGAACAGCTACAGGCACAACAAGCAACTAACGCACAGCTGGCAAACGAAGTCGCATTGTTGAAGCTCCAGAACGAACAACAAAGACAGGCTCTTCAACAGATACAGAATCCAGTTCAACAACCAGTTACCAATAACGATCAAATATCG gttAAAATGTGTGAAGGAAGAGTGTAA